The sequence TGATCAGGGTCGCCTCGTTCCTCAAGCCTGAAGACTTCTTCCGAAGCGCCCACGCGACGATCTTCCAGGCGATCGTCGACCTCTACAACCGCCGCGAGCCGCCCGACTTCGTCACCGTCGTCGACGAGTTGGAGCGGCGCGAGCGGCTTGAAGAGGTCGGTGGTGTCGCCTACATCACCGAACTCATGAACGCGGTGCCGACGGCCGTGCACGTCGAGTACTACGGCCGCATCGTTGAGCGCACCGCGACCCTGCGCCGGTTGATCGAGGCCGGGAGTGAGATCGTCCGCATCGGCTACGACGAGTCGCTGGACATCGACGAGGCGCTGGAGCGGGCCGAGCAGGCCATTTTCGACGTCTCGCAGCGGCGCAGCACGCGCGACTTCACCCCGATCGCCGAGATCCTCGAGCACTACTTTGACAAGCTCGATGCCATCCAGCACCAGCGCGGCACCGTCGTCGGCGTGCCGACCGGCTTTGCCGATCTGGACAAGCTGACCGGCGGGCTGCAGCGCTCGGATCTCATCATCCTCGCCGCGCGTCCGGCCGTCGGGAAGACCTCGTTCCAGCTCGGCATCGCGCACAACGCGGCCGTGCAGTACGGCAAGACGGTCGCCATCTTCAGCCTCGAGATGTCGGCTGAGCAGCTCGTCCAGCGCCTCCTCGCGATGGAGACCGGCGTCGACTCTCACCGGCTGCGCCTGGGGCTGATCAACGACGACGAGTGGGACCAGATCTCCCGCGCGTTCGGCCGGCTGGCGGAGGCCAAGATTTTTATCGACGACACGCCGAGCATCAACATCATGGAGCTGCGCAGCAAGGCGCGCCGCCTCATGGCCGAGCACGGCGTCGACCTCATCATCGTCGACTACCTCCAGCTCGCCCAGGGCCGCCGGGCCGAGAACCGCGTCCAGGAGATCTCCGACATCTCTCGCAGCCTCAAGGGTCTGGCCCGCGAGCTGAACGTCCCGGTGCTGGCCCTCTCCCAGCTCTCGCGCGCCGTTGAGGCCCGCACCGACCACCGGCCGATGCTCTCGGACCTCCGCGAGAGTGGGTCGATCGAGCAGGATGCAGACATCGTCATGTTCATCTACCGCGAGGACGTGTACGACCCGGATACTGAGAAGAAGGGCATCGCGGAAATCATCGTCGCCAAGCACCGCAACGGGCCGACCGACACGATCTCGCTCCGCTTCTTCGATCGCACCGCGCGGTTCGCCGACCTCGAACTCTACCGTGAGCCGTCGTCGTAGCACGACGGGCTGGGAAGGCTCAGATGCACCACGACGCCGGGAACGACCCGGACGCCAGGATACCCGTCCCTCGCCAGTTCTTTGAGGAGCTGCTCCCGGCGATGCGCGACATCGCCGAGATCAAGGTGATGCTGACCCTCTATCGGCTCCTCGCCTCGCCGGACTGGCGTGACGGTGTCGTGCCCGAGAGCGCGCTCTACACAGACGAGCACCTGCTGGAGGGGTTGCGCCTGACCGGGGCGGCGCTCCTGCCGCTCGACGACATCCGCCGCGGCATCGAGCTCGCGGTCGCACGCGGCGCGCTGCTGCGCTTCCGGGTCGTTGGAGACGACGGCGGGGAAGCCTGGCTGATGCCGGCAACGCCGGAGAACCGCCTGCGGCTGGGCCTGTTCGAGCAGGGACTCGCGCCGCTGCCCCCTGCCGTCGGCGCCCGCGAGCCGTCTCTGCGGGTGGAGCGGGAGCGGCCCAACGTGTTCCGGCTCTACGAGCAGAACGTCGGGCTCGTGACCCCCATCATCGCGGACCAGTTGATCGAGGCGCTGGAGCTCTACCCGGAGCAGTGGATTGAAGACGCCATCCAGGAAGCGGTAAGCTACAATCGGCGACAATGGCGATACATCCAGCGGATCCTGGAGCGCTGGGCCACCGAGGGGCGTGGCGATGAAGCGGATCGGCGATCTGGACGTCCTGCGACAGCTTTCGACCCGGAGAGGCACCTCCGCGGTAAACATGCCCCCATCTTCCGGCGACGACGATAGCTGCCCCATCTGCAAGGGGGCTGGCTTCCTGCGGGTCGACGCACCAGTGGGCAGTCCCAACTTCGGGCGGCTCATCCCCTGCGAGTGCAAGATCGCCGAACGTGAGGAGCGGCGGCATCGCGAGATCGCGGAGATGAGCAGCCTGGGCGCGTTCGAGGGGCAGACCTTCGAGACGTTCGATCCGGACGTGCCGGGCGTCCGTGAGGCCTACGAGGCGGCGCTCGCCTATGCCGAGAACCCGGATGGCTGGCTCTTCCTCCTCGGCGGCTACGGCTGCGGGAAGACCCACCTGGCGGCTGCGGTGGCGCACTACGTCATCGCCCACCAGCGCATGCGCGCCCTCTTCCTGGTCGTGCCGGACCTGCTCGACCACCTGCGCGCTACTTTCGCTCCGGACCAGGGCGCAACCTATGATGCGCGCTTCAACGCTATCCGCACCATCGACCTCCTGGTTCTCGACGACCTCGGAACCGAGCACACGACCCCGTGGGCCCGCGAGAAGCTGTTCCAGATCATCAACTTCCGCTACAACGAGCGGCGCCCGACCATCATCACCTCCAACCGCAACTTCGACGAGCTCGATCCACGCGTCGCCTCCCGCCTGAGCGACCCGCGCATCTGCCACGCCGTGCTGATCCCCGCGGGCGACTACCGCGTGCGCCGCGCGAGCGCTCTCCGGCGCTTCCCCGGCCGGTAAGGGGGCACCGGGCACGCAGTCCCAGACC is a genomic window of Sphaerobacter thermophilus DSM 20745 containing:
- the dnaB gene encoding replicative DNA helicase, which codes for MATQAVERLPPHNLEAEQSVLGSLLIDRDAVIRVASFLKPEDFFRSAHATIFQAIVDLYNRREPPDFVTVVDELERRERLEEVGGVAYITELMNAVPTAVHVEYYGRIVERTATLRRLIEAGSEIVRIGYDESLDIDEALERAEQAIFDVSQRRSTRDFTPIAEILEHYFDKLDAIQHQRGTVVGVPTGFADLDKLTGGLQRSDLIILAARPAVGKTSFQLGIAHNAAVQYGKTVAIFSLEMSAEQLVQRLLAMETGVDSHRLRLGLINDDEWDQISRAFGRLAEAKIFIDDTPSINIMELRSKARRLMAEHGVDLIIVDYLQLAQGRRAENRVQEISDISRSLKGLARELNVPVLALSQLSRAVEARTDHRPMLSDLRESGSIEQDADIVMFIYREDVYDPDTEKKGIAEIIVAKHRNGPTDTISLRFFDRTARFADLELYREPSS
- a CDS encoding DnaD domain-containing protein, with the protein product MHHDAGNDPDARIPVPRQFFEELLPAMRDIAEIKVMLTLYRLLASPDWRDGVVPESALYTDEHLLEGLRLTGAALLPLDDIRRGIELAVARGALLRFRVVGDDGGEAWLMPATPENRLRLGLFEQGLAPLPPAVGAREPSLRVERERPNVFRLYEQNVGLVTPIIADQLIEALELYPEQWIEDAIQEAVSYNRRQWRYIQRILERWATEGRGDEADRRSGRPATAFDPERHLRGKHAPIFRRRR
- a CDS encoding ATP-binding protein; its protein translation is MPPSSGDDDSCPICKGAGFLRVDAPVGSPNFGRLIPCECKIAEREERRHREIAEMSSLGAFEGQTFETFDPDVPGVREAYEAALAYAENPDGWLFLLGGYGCGKTHLAAAVAHYVIAHQRMRALFLVVPDLLDHLRATFAPDQGATYDARFNAIRTIDLLVLDDLGTEHTTPWAREKLFQIINFRYNERRPTIITSNRNFDELDPRVASRLSDPRICHAVLIPAGDYRVRRASALRRFPGR